In Streptomyces sp. V4I8, one genomic interval encodes:
- a CDS encoding methyltransferase domain-containing protein, translated as MSLPDDRPPARAKARGLRDFYEDPAVPVASGDERSLRQARVLAKALGPVRAGRPAATVLDVGCGDGSAAAVAARVLAGHRIVGVDWSHDALRRAAPRLSYVVRGEFTGGDAAGSAGSELPTPGLPFGSACADAVLFSEVIEHLVDPDSALEELRRVLRPGGHLMLSTPNLAAWYNRGLLLAGVQPVFSEVSLRAIHGRPGREVVGHLRLYTARALREFVAASGFEVVGITGAPFHGVPRPLRALDRAACRRPSLSSILLLHARRV; from the coding sequence ATGAGCCTGCCGGACGACCGCCCGCCGGCTCGCGCGAAGGCGCGTGGCCTGCGGGACTTCTACGAGGATCCCGCCGTACCCGTCGCCTCGGGCGACGAGCGGAGTCTGCGCCAGGCCCGGGTGCTCGCGAAGGCACTCGGACCGGTGCGCGCGGGACGCCCGGCGGCGACCGTGCTGGATGTCGGGTGCGGCGATGGCTCGGCCGCCGCCGTCGCGGCCCGGGTGCTCGCGGGGCACCGGATCGTGGGGGTCGACTGGTCGCACGACGCCCTGCGCCGGGCCGCGCCGCGCCTGTCGTATGTGGTGCGCGGTGAGTTCACCGGTGGCGATGCGGCAGGCTCCGCCGGCAGTGAACTTCCCACGCCGGGCCTGCCGTTCGGGTCCGCCTGTGCCGACGCCGTCTTGTTCAGCGAGGTGATCGAACACCTCGTCGACCCGGATTCCGCGCTTGAGGAGCTGCGCCGTGTACTGCGCCCCGGCGGGCATCTCATGCTGTCCACGCCGAATCTCGCCGCCTGGTACAACCGTGGACTGCTGCTCGCCGGTGTCCAGCCGGTCTTCTCCGAGGTGAGCCTGCGTGCCATCCACGGCCGGCCGGGACGTGAGGTCGTCGGTCATCTACGGCTGTACACCGCACGCGCGCTGAGGGAGTTCGTCGCGGCGTCCGGATTCGAGGTGGTGGGGATCACCGGCGCGCCGTTCCACGGTGTGCCCCGGCCGCTGCGCGCCCTCGACCGCGCCGCCTGCCGTCGCCCTTCTCTCTCGTCGATCCTGCTTCTGCACGCCAGGCGGGTGTGA
- a CDS encoding DMT family transporter, whose translation MAAALLANVLYSTGFVLEKRALAGLPPLSAGRPARVVRLLIGSPLWIIGCLTLALGFFAQLAVYRTLPIAAAQGLFVSGLVLLLLLSSAVLGEQPSGRERYGVAVIAVALLMVVASLHETSEPISRRASLGVLLALCLPSLAAGLLLYRTAERQAGRRHRLPTSGVAYGVAVGLLYGVSSLAIKGVSGLLSTSDVTGAVLELAASPYPYLLLVTGAAGLVLSQTALQRCRASLIVPVGTTINCVFTVASGSIAFSEPLPHDPLRLVLRLGGTALAVSVLLMLPRHDRPHPGSPSQSTRNIGALSP comes from the coding sequence GTGGCGGCGGCGCTGCTGGCCAATGTCCTGTACAGCACCGGATTCGTGCTGGAGAAGCGGGCATTGGCGGGCCTGCCGCCGCTGAGTGCCGGGCGGCCCGCCCGTGTCGTACGGCTTCTGATCGGCAGCCCGCTGTGGATCATCGGTTGCCTCACGCTCGCACTCGGCTTCTTCGCCCAGCTCGCTGTCTACCGCACCCTTCCCATAGCCGCCGCCCAGGGCTTGTTCGTGTCCGGCCTGGTACTGCTGCTTCTGCTCTCCTCCGCCGTTCTCGGCGAACAGCCGAGCGGCCGGGAGCGGTACGGTGTCGCGGTCATCGCGGTCGCGCTCTTGATGGTGGTGGCGTCGCTGCACGAGACGAGCGAGCCGATCAGCCGTCGCGCTTCCCTCGGTGTGCTCCTCGCCCTGTGCCTGCCGTCACTGGCCGCCGGGCTCCTGCTGTACCGGACCGCCGAGCGTCAGGCCGGGCGCCGGCACCGGCTGCCCACCTCAGGGGTGGCCTACGGGGTGGCTGTCGGCCTGCTGTACGGGGTGAGCTCGCTGGCCATCAAGGGCGTTTCGGGGCTGCTCTCGACCTCCGATGTCACGGGGGCCGTACTCGAACTGGCCGCGTCCCCGTACCCGTACCTTCTCCTCGTCACCGGCGCTGCCGGGCTGGTGCTGTCACAGACCGCCCTGCAGCGTTGCCGGGCCTCGCTCATCGTGCCGGTGGGCACCACCATCAACTGCGTCTTCACCGTGGCCAGCGGAAGCATCGCTTTCAGCGAGCCACTGCCGCACGACCCGCTGCGGCTGGTCCTGCGGCTGGGCGGCACCGCGCTGGCCGTATCGGTCCTGCTCATGCTGCCGCGCCACGACCGGCCCCACCCGGGCTCACCCTCGCAAAGCACAAGGAACATAGGAGCGCTATCACCATGA
- a CDS encoding Trm112 family protein → MRLDDLLLKILACPFDKGPLILVTAEDGTETALYNPRLRLRYPVLDGIPQLLPSCGEPVSQEEHEELLERERGVQG, encoded by the coding sequence ATGAGGCTCGACGACCTGCTGTTGAAGATTCTCGCCTGCCCGTTCGACAAAGGGCCGCTGATCCTGGTGACGGCCGAGGACGGTACGGAGACGGCTCTTTACAACCCCAGGTTGCGACTGCGCTATCCCGTTCTCGACGGCATTCCCCAGTTGCTGCCTTCCTGCGGTGAACCGGTTTCGCAGGAGGAACACGAGGAGCTGCTGGAGCGTGAGCGTGGAGTTCAGGGATGA
- a CDS encoding FkbM family methyltransferase, protein MTLAARVAPWLPSCLVVRGVAALYPRFEPELGRLADFCPPGGTAVDVGGWYGPWSHRLARCADSVVTVEPVPHLARLLTATVPSNVRVVPAAAADHAGTARLWLPPGGRGGDRGVSSLVRRSVHGNALDVPCVPLDELGLTDVTFIKVDVDGSEPAVLRGAQRTLRRDRPALLVELEVRIQPLEPVLSLLAGCGYRGWVLPAHQWVPLADFDLALHQRRTSHVAERGLLRRSVFPHRRYVNSVLFLPAGREPRVRV, encoded by the coding sequence ATGACCCTAGCGGCTCGGGTGGCGCCGTGGCTGCCGTCTTGCCTGGTCGTCAGGGGGGTTGCCGCGTTGTATCCGCGTTTCGAGCCGGAGCTGGGGCGGCTGGCCGACTTCTGCCCGCCGGGTGGCACAGCGGTCGATGTGGGGGGCTGGTACGGCCCCTGGTCGCACCGGCTGGCCCGGTGCGCGGACAGTGTCGTCACCGTGGAGCCCGTGCCGCATCTCGCGCGGCTGCTGACCGCGACCGTGCCATCGAACGTGCGGGTGGTGCCGGCTGCGGCAGCCGACCATGCAGGTACGGCGCGGTTGTGGCTGCCACCCGGTGGGCGGGGGGGCGACCGGGGTGTGTCGTCGTTGGTGCGCCGGTCGGTGCACGGCAATGCGCTGGATGTGCCGTGTGTGCCCTTGGACGAGCTGGGTCTGACGGATGTCACCTTCATCAAGGTTGATGTGGACGGCAGCGAGCCGGCCGTGCTGCGCGGTGCGCAGCGGACTCTGCGCCGTGACCGGCCGGCGCTATTGGTGGAGCTGGAGGTGCGGATCCAGCCGCTTGAGCCGGTGCTGTCGCTGTTGGCCGGGTGCGGTTATCGCGGCTGGGTGCTTCCGGCACATCAGTGGGTGCCGCTTGCCGACTTCGATCTGGCGCTCCACCAGCGTCGCACCAGTCATGTCGCGGAGCGGGGGCTACTGCGGCGCAGCGTGTTTCCGCATCGCCGGTATGTCAACTCAGTGCTGTTCCTTCCCGCCGGCCGAGAGCCCCGTGTCCGTGTCTGA